In Bacteroidota bacterium, the DNA window ATCCTTGACCAGCTTGAAACTATGGATATAGAGATGGTTGAAGAATATGGGTTGCCAATGAGCGAAAATATTAAATAAAATTTTAAGTTAGATTAACATATGAACCGGAGTAAAAAACCAAAACATTTTTACTTTTGTAGCTTCATTCAATAATTATAAAATGAGTAAAAAATCATACGGTAAATGGATAGGAGGGGGGCTTGGTTGGGCTTTCGGAGGTCCAATTGGAGGTATATTAGGCTTTGTTTTTGGATCCATGTTTGATGGGCTCCAAAAAGGTGAATACGCGCACGATCCATCTGGTGGAACCGCATCATACCAAACTCAGGAAGGTGACTTTAGCGTGAGTTTGCTGATTTTATCTGCATCAGTCATGAAAGCAGATGGCAAAGTTTTAAAATCAGAATTGGATTACGTGAAGAGGTTCTTTGTTCAACAATTTGGGGTTGATAATGCGAATAGAAATATTTTTTTACTTAAAGAAGTTTTAAAACAAGATGTTAATTTAATTGAGGTTTGTCGTCAAATTAAGCGATATATGGACTATGCGGCAAAACTGCAACTTATGCATTTTTTATTTGGTATATCGAAAGCTGATGGACAAATACATGCACGTGAGATTGAAATTATTGAGCAAATTGCCAGGTTTTTGGAGATTGACAGAGAAGACTATATTTCTATCAAAGCCATGTCGGTTAAAGAGGTGGATAGTGCTTATAAAATTTTAGAAGTGAAACCGGATGCGAGCGACGATGAAGTAAAGAAAGCCTACTACAAGATGGCAACAAAGTTCCATCCTGATAAAGTTACTCATTTAGGCGATGAAATAAAAAAATCTGCCGAATCGAAGATTAAGGAACTAAATGTTGCTTACGAAGAAATTAAAAAGCAAAGGGGTATAAAATAATTTTTATCTTTTGAGATAAAAAAAGATAAGAATTCAGTAACAAAATTGGAGAAATGCCGGAGTGGTCGAACGGGACTGACTCGAAATCAGTTGTACGCATTAGTGTACCGGGGGTTCGAATCCCTCTTTCTCCGCCATAAAAAATCCTAATAATCTATACAATAGAGAGTTAAGATTTTTTTATT includes these proteins:
- a CDS encoding TerB family tellurite resistance protein; translation: MSKKSYGKWIGGGLGWAFGGPIGGILGFVFGSMFDGLQKGEYAHDPSGGTASYQTQEGDFSVSLLILSASVMKADGKVLKSELDYVKRFFVQQFGVDNANRNIFLLKEVLKQDVNLIEVCRQIKRYMDYAAKLQLMHFLFGISKADGQIHAREIEIIEQIARFLEIDREDYISIKAMSVKEVDSAYKILEVKPDASDDEVKKAYYKMATKFHPDKVTHLGDEIKKSAESKIKELNVAYEEIKKQRGIK